The Nocardioides sp. S5 genome includes a window with the following:
- a CDS encoding Gmad2 immunoglobulin-like domain-containing protein has translation MTFPTTPAPRVRRWACASVVPLAAALVLTGCTGDGQRPVSDETSEPTGTATPDPTEEPTAEPTDEPTTDPTSSPDGTVVPLYFAGEGPGGTALFREFRRVEGDPLTEAARIIAGGGEPGDPDYRTLWPQVEIASVQATDGVLLVEVPSDGFTERPDGMSKRDARLALQQLVYTLQGVQQERVPVQIQRAGGARLFGLPTTVPYEAGNALRTLNLVNITSPAEGDTVTGDTLTVTGVANSFEASGPCRLLQEGQEIALEGYQSEGWMEQRLFPFEVDLPLDGVTGEVVVQCETDDPSGGTEGNGPAIDTKTIRIAG, from the coding sequence ATGACCTTCCCCACCACCCCGGCCCCGCGCGTACGCCGCTGGGCCTGCGCCAGCGTCGTGCCGCTGGCCGCGGCGCTCGTGCTGACCGGCTGCACCGGTGACGGGCAGCGGCCGGTCTCCGACGAGACCAGCGAGCCGACCGGCACCGCCACCCCCGATCCCACGGAGGAGCCGACCGCGGAGCCGACGGACGAACCGACGACGGATCCCACGTCATCCCCCGACGGCACGGTCGTGCCGCTCTACTTCGCCGGTGAGGGGCCTGGCGGCACGGCGCTGTTCCGTGAGTTCCGGCGCGTGGAGGGCGACCCGCTGACCGAGGCCGCGCGGATCATCGCCGGCGGTGGTGAGCCCGGCGACCCCGACTACCGCACCCTCTGGCCGCAGGTCGAGATCGCCTCGGTGCAGGCGACCGACGGCGTGCTGCTCGTGGAGGTCCCGTCGGACGGCTTCACCGAGCGCCCCGACGGCATGTCGAAGCGGGATGCGAGGCTCGCCCTCCAGCAGCTGGTCTACACGCTCCAGGGCGTCCAGCAGGAGCGGGTGCCGGTGCAGATCCAGCGCGCGGGCGGTGCTCGGCTCTTCGGGCTCCCCACGACGGTGCCGTACGAAGCCGGCAACGCGCTGCGCACGCTCAACCTCGTCAACATCACCTCCCCCGCCGAGGGCGACACGGTCACCGGCGACACGCTGACGGTGACCGGTGTGGCCAACTCCTTCGAGGCCAGCGGACCGTGCCGCCTGCTGCAGGAGGGGCAGGAGATCGCGCTCGAGGGCTACCAGTCGGAGGGCTGGATGGAGCAGCGGCTCTTCCCCTTCGAGGTCGACCTGCCGCTCGACGGCGTCACCGGCGAGGTCGTCGTGCAGTGCGAGACCGACGACCCGAGCGGCGGCACGGAGGGCAACGGCCCGGCCATCGACACCAAGACGATCCGCATCGCTGGTTGA
- a CDS encoding HIT domain-containing protein gives MSTAAPDCVFCKIVAGDIPADVLARTEHAIAIKDLNPQAPFHVLVLPLDHHEYAAASAAADPASVGHAVALADAVARAAGVDDYRLVANTGAGAGQTVFHTHFHVLGQAPGMSESLI, from the coding sequence ATGAGCACCGCTGCGCCCGACTGCGTCTTCTGCAAGATCGTCGCGGGCGACATCCCCGCAGACGTGCTCGCTCGCACCGAGCACGCGATCGCGATCAAGGACCTCAACCCCCAGGCGCCCTTCCACGTCCTCGTACTGCCGCTGGACCACCACGAGTACGCCGCCGCGTCGGCCGCCGCGGACCCCGCGAGCGTGGGCCACGCCGTGGCGCTGGCCGACGCGGTCGCCCGAGCCGCCGGCGTGGACGACTACCGCCTCGTCGCCAACACCGGCGCGGGCGCCGGGCAGACCGTGTTCCACACCCACTTCCACGTGCTCGGCCAGGCGCCGGGCATGTCCGAGTCCCTGATCTGA